The sequence ttaataaatgtgtgtgaaaattaataaagttctgtttcaagttggtcaccgtcaatctgctactctatgcatgcaagtggcatttctatcatctgacctaacggcagaagcgacgttagagcgacaagtcaaataatctgatggtgtgtgtactgaaggtcttacagtaggcaCACCACATTTTGTTATGTAAAACAATGTACAAACAGCTGTAATTCTTCTGGCGACATCAAAAgatggataaaaataaataaataaataaataaaggattaAGAAATGAACACATTTGTATTGTaaatgttacattatatttacacGGAAGCGTGTAGCTCAGAGGAAGGGTACTACCTACGAATAGGATATACACATTAATTTACATTATCCTGCAAGTTTTTACAATGATTCTGAACTAGCATCTTGATATTTAGTGTGAAATTGCTAGTCATAAGGCGTGCGCACCAGTCAGATGAACATCAGTAAGGCAACTCCTAAGCTTCGATTATGTCAGTTTCGTTATGGAGAAAACACTTTTGCACAGGTATGTTGTTCCAAAAAACAATACACACGAGCAGCTATTTTAAATAACAATGGAAACCATCCACGTGGGAAATATTTGTAGCTTTCCAAGGTTTCTGCAGGGCGAAACTTCTCCTTCAGCATACAATTGCACTGAAAGTCAATTAGTTCCAACTGAATTTCATAAGGCACATTTTCAATATTAACTGCAAAAGGAGTAACAAAAAGGTTGACATCGCATTCCAGTCGATTTAAGtcctcaaatctacaatgaaaaatgccttcGAGAGACTGTAGCACCATTACAAACCAATCGAAATGTTCTTTGAGCCTTTCCTGTTCCAAATTGGTTTCACTAACAACTAGTGCAATGCTCGGGAAGTGCACACACAACATTTTTGACAGTTACATTGCCCACAAAAGTAGTTTTCTTTTGAATGCCAAAATAGTGTCAAATACTTCGCTAATTACGTTATTTCTACCTAGCAAAGCTACATGCGATCTATTCAGATTCTTGGTTACGTCAGTTAAGAATGCAAGGTCTAAAATCCACTGTGGGTCGTCCAATTCTTTTACCGGTTTTCCTTTTGCATCCATGAATAACGCTATATCGTTACGTAAATTAAAAAAATCGTTCTAAAATAACACCTCGACTCAACCAGCGTACTTCACAAAAATATGGAACATTGCCATATTCACACTCAAGATCTGTCAGGAATAAATTGAATTGTCTGGGTCCCAAACCGTATAGTCagaatgttaacagtttctatAACCATGCCCATGACGCCAGCTAGCTTGGCACATTTGTTTCGCAAATTAACATGGTGACAAATCCAATGTATTGCTGGTAGTTCCTGCTGGACACCGATGGCTTTTTTTGTATCAAAGCAATGACACC is a genomic window of Schistocerca gregaria isolate iqSchGreg1 chromosome 9, iqSchGreg1.2, whole genome shotgun sequence containing:
- the LOC126291535 gene encoding general transcription factor II-I repeat domain-containing protein 2B-like, with amino-acid sequence MLCVHFPSIALVVSETNLEQERLKEHFDWFVMVLQSLEGIFHCRFEDLNRLECDVNLFVTPFAVNIENVPYEIQLELIDFQCNCMLKEKFRPAETLESYKYFPRGWFPLLFKIAARVYCFLEQHTCAKVFSP